One Devosia lacusdianchii genomic window carries:
- a CDS encoding alpha/beta fold hydrolase, whose product MLNSLDFPNPILVAVNGVELEVFEAGRENHGKPVVLCHGWPEHAFSWRHQVPALAAAGYHVIVPNQRGYGNSSRPAEVAAYDIEHLSGDLVALLDHYGYHNATFVGHDWGASVVWGLALLHPSRVTKIVNLSLPYQERGEIPWIEFLEQLLGSDYYFVHFNRQPGVADTMLDQNTARFLRNLYRKNEPQRAPEPGMMMINLAQTDTPLGEPLMSDDELAVFVSAFEKSGFTGGINWYRNLDRNWHLLADADPVIKHPTLMIYGARDTIPPSERLTTFVPNADVVTLDTGHWIQEEKPEETNGAILAWLERQATA is encoded by the coding sequence ATGCTCAATTCACTCGACTTTCCCAACCCCATCCTTGTCGCGGTCAATGGCGTTGAACTCGAAGTCTTCGAGGCAGGCCGGGAGAACCACGGAAAACCAGTCGTGCTCTGTCACGGCTGGCCCGAGCACGCCTTTTCGTGGCGTCATCAGGTGCCAGCCTTGGCCGCGGCAGGCTATCACGTGATCGTTCCGAACCAGCGGGGCTACGGCAATTCATCGCGTCCAGCCGAAGTGGCGGCTTATGATATCGAGCACCTGTCAGGCGATCTCGTCGCACTGTTGGATCACTACGGCTACCACAATGCCACCTTTGTCGGCCATGACTGGGGTGCCTCGGTCGTCTGGGGGCTGGCACTGCTGCATCCGAGCCGGGTCACCAAGATCGTGAACCTGAGCCTGCCCTACCAGGAACGCGGTGAAATACCCTGGATCGAGTTCCTGGAGCAGCTACTCGGTAGCGACTACTACTTCGTCCACTTCAATCGGCAGCCGGGCGTGGCCGACACCATGCTAGACCAGAATACGGCCCGCTTCCTGCGCAACCTCTACCGCAAAAACGAGCCCCAGCGGGCGCCCGAACCGGGCATGATGATGATCAACCTTGCCCAGACGGACACGCCGCTCGGCGAGCCCCTGATGAGCGACGACGAGTTGGCCGTGTTCGTCTCGGCCTTCGAGAAATCCGGGTTCACGGGCGGCATCAACTGGTACCGCAATCTTGACCGCAACTGGCACCTGCTGGCGGACGCAGACCCCGTCATCAAGCACCCCACGCTCATGATCTATGGCGCGCGCGACACCATCCCGCCATCCGAACGACTGACGACCTTTGTTCCGAATGCGGACGTGGTCACGCTGGATACAGGCCATTGGATTCAGGAAGAAAAGCCGGAGGAAACGAACGGCGCAATCCTCGCATGGCTGGAGCGGCAGGCCACCGCCTAG
- the clpA gene encoding ATP-dependent Clp protease ATP-binding subunit ClpA, which translates to MPSFSRGLEKALHQAMNLARERNHEFATLEHLLLALTDDRETIAVLTGCDVDIDALKSDLEDFINEELDSLIVANGQDARPTAAFQRVIQRAVIHVQSSGREEVTGANVLVAIFAERESHAAYFLEQQDMSRLDAVNFISHGITKSGPSEERKVRGAEDGESHGEGGAEAKKSSALADFCVNLNEKARAGKIDPLIGRDAELRRTIQVLCRRSKNNPIYVGDAGVGKTAIAEGLARKIIEGDVPEVLKEAVIYALDMGSLLAGTRYRGDFEERLKAVMKELEKLPNSVLFIDEIHTMIGAGATSGGALDASNLLKPALASGAIRCIGSTTYKEYRQFFEKDRALVRRFQKIDVNEPSIPDAIEIIKGLRPYYEEFHKIKFTDDALKAAVELSARYINDRKLPDKAIDVLDETGASQMLVTEDKRKKVIDVEDIEATIATIARIPPKSVSKSDAELLSSLEQSLKTVVFGQDAAITALSSAIKLARAGLREPEKPIGSYLFTGPTGVGKTEVAKQLADTLGVELLRFDMSEYMERHTVSRLIGAPPGYVGFDQGGLLTDGVDQHPHCVVLLDEIEKAHPDLYNILLQVMDHGKLTDHNGKSVDFRNVILIMTSNVGAMELAKSPIGFGRKREQGDDEEAINRLFTPEFRNRLDAIISFAPLPREVVRRVVEKFVLQLEGQLAERGVTIVLQPEAADWLAERGYDERMGARPLGRVIQEHIKKPLADQVLFGELVNGGTVTVAVVGEGSEAKLELIAVPPRPAKPKALPKPKKPKATADKS; encoded by the coding sequence ATGCCCTCATTTTCTCGCGGACTTGAAAAGGCTCTGCATCAGGCGATGAACCTGGCGCGTGAGCGCAACCATGAGTTCGCAACGCTCGAGCACCTGCTGCTGGCCCTGACCGACGACCGCGAAACGATCGCCGTGCTCACCGGCTGCGATGTCGATATCGACGCGCTCAAGAGCGACCTCGAAGATTTCATCAATGAAGAGCTGGACAGCCTGATCGTGGCCAATGGCCAGGATGCGCGGCCGACCGCCGCGTTCCAGCGCGTCATCCAGCGTGCCGTGATCCACGTCCAGTCATCTGGCCGCGAAGAGGTCACCGGTGCCAATGTGCTCGTAGCGATCTTCGCCGAGCGCGAAAGCCATGCCGCCTATTTCCTCGAACAGCAGGATATGAGCCGGCTCGACGCGGTCAATTTCATCAGCCACGGGATCACCAAGTCCGGTCCCAGCGAGGAGCGCAAGGTGCGGGGTGCCGAGGATGGCGAGAGCCATGGCGAAGGCGGCGCAGAAGCCAAGAAGAGCTCTGCTCTGGCCGATTTCTGCGTCAACCTCAACGAGAAGGCGCGGGCCGGCAAGATCGACCCGCTGATCGGGCGCGATGCCGAGCTGCGCCGGACCATCCAGGTGCTGTGCCGCCGCTCGAAGAACAATCCGATCTATGTCGGTGATGCCGGCGTGGGTAAGACCGCGATTGCCGAAGGCCTGGCTCGCAAGATCATCGAGGGCGACGTGCCCGAAGTGCTCAAGGAAGCGGTGATCTACGCGCTCGACATGGGCTCGCTGCTGGCCGGCACCCGCTATCGCGGCGACTTCGAGGAACGCCTCAAGGCCGTGATGAAGGAGCTCGAAAAGCTCCCGAACTCGGTGCTGTTCATCGACGAAATCCACACCATGATCGGCGCTGGCGCAACCTCCGGCGGTGCGCTCGATGCGTCGAACCTGCTCAAGCCGGCTTTGGCTTCGGGCGCGATCCGCTGCATCGGCTCGACTACCTACAAGGAATATCGCCAGTTCTTCGAGAAGGATCGGGCGCTGGTCCGCCGGTTCCAGAAGATCGACGTCAACGAGCCGTCGATCCCTGATGCCATCGAGATCATCAAGGGCCTGCGGCCGTATTACGAAGAGTTCCACAAAATCAAGTTCACCGACGATGCCCTCAAGGCGGCGGTGGAGTTGAGCGCGCGGTATATCAATGACCGCAAGCTGCCGGACAAGGCGATCGACGTGCTCGACGAAACGGGTGCCAGCCAGATGCTGGTGACCGAGGACAAGCGCAAGAAGGTGATCGACGTCGAGGATATCGAGGCGACCATCGCCACGATCGCGCGCATTCCGCCAAAATCGGTCTCCAAGTCCGATGCCGAGCTGCTGTCGAGCCTTGAGCAGAGCCTCAAGACCGTAGTGTTCGGTCAGGATGCGGCCATCACGGCGCTGTCGTCGGCCATCAAGCTGGCGCGTGCCGGCCTGCGCGAACCGGAAAAGCCGATCGGCTCGTATCTCTTCACCGGCCCGACCGGTGTCGGTAAGACCGAAGTGGCCAAGCAGCTCGCCGATACGCTCGGCGTGGAACTGCTGCGCTTCGACATGTCCGAATATATGGAGCGCCACACGGTCAGCCGCCTGATCGGTGCCCCGCCGGGCTATGTCGGGTTCGACCAGGGCGGCCTGCTGACCGATGGCGTGGACCAGCATCCGCACTGCGTGGTGCTGCTCGACGAAATCGAGAAGGCGCATCCGGACCTCTACAACATCCTGTTGCAGGTGATGGACCACGGCAAGCTGACCGATCACAACGGCAAGTCGGTGGATTTCCGCAACGTCATCCTGATCATGACGTCGAATGTCGGCGCCATGGAGCTGGCCAAGAGCCCGATCGGGTTCGGACGCAAGCGCGAGCAAGGCGATGACGAAGAGGCGATCAACCGCCTGTTCACGCCGGAATTCCGCAACAGGCTCGACGCGATCATCTCGTTTGCCCCGCTACCGCGCGAAGTCGTGCGCCGCGTGGTCGAGAAGTTCGTGCTGCAGCTCGAAGGCCAGTTGGCCGAGCGTGGCGTGACGATCGTGCTGCAGCCTGAGGCCGCTGATTGGCTGGCCGAACGCGGTTACGACGAACGCATGGGCGCGCGCCCACTGGGTCGCGTGATCCAGGAGCACATCAAGAAGCCGCTGGCCGATCAGGTGCTGTTCGGCGAATTGGTCAATGGTGGCACGGTGACCGTCGCCGTGGTTGGCGAAGGCAGCGAGGCCAAGCTGGAGCTGATCGCGGTACCACCGCGCCCAGCCAAGCCCAAGGCCTTGCCCAAGCCCAAGAAGCCAAAGGCAACCGCCGACAAGAGCTAA